A single Thermococcus sp. DNA region contains:
- a CDS encoding RNA-binding domain-containing protein: MDLFEEVEVEAYVYPTEDIEKVKKAMLNLIPDLEFEAFDKGDYILLTGKTKSRKALSRLYELFRGQAILDTARSFLEEGYFGEEIIIRVNKQAAYAGVVNFNEESALGPITIIIRTKDPKRLMKWLAPRTKDGVPIE, from the coding sequence GTGGATCTCTTTGAGGAAGTTGAGGTCGAGGCCTACGTTTACCCGACGGAGGACATCGAGAAAGTAAAGAAAGCCATGCTGAACCTGATTCCGGATTTGGAGTTCGAGGCCTTTGATAAAGGGGACTATATACTCCTCACAGGAAAGACCAAGAGCAGGAAAGCGTTAAGCAGGCTCTACGAGCTCTTCCGCGGGCAGGCGATACTTGACACGGCAAGGAGCTTCCTTGAGGAGGGTTACTTCGGCGAGGAGATAATAATCCGCGTTAACAAGCAAGCCGCTTACGCTGGAGTAGTGAACTTCAACGAGGAATCCGCTCTTGGCCCAATAACGATAATCATAAGGACAAAAGACCCAAAAAGATTGATGAAGTGGCTCGCACCGAGAACCAAGGACGGTGTGCCGATAGAGTGA
- a CDS encoding ABC transporter permease, translating to MSDFWVLAMKELKNLLRDKKLIFGLIIVPLVIYPALGKTMQVGIEKAQGTTHVAIVNLDAGKYGEVLVKALQSAPNVSVTVLNATSIEGAIREASLRKQNVLVVIPANFTESIESGNPATVEVFGIFWKITSGIKESVSEARINAVISVLSEEIARIKVMKLGAKNPDAVLHPVRAVSMSVVKGRIINVPPAVVSSVLASQAYGLPLIVFLMVTITAQMAAGAIASEKENKTLETLLTLPVRRTTIVASKISGTAVMGLIASLAYMVGLKSYMGSMGLQTGVSPETLGLEMTPIGMSLFALVIFLTIVFSLSLAMVLAVFAEDVQSANTVVSSVILPLAFPAFILMFTDLDELPALAKYGLLADPFTHPIVAYRYALGADYGQLIWSALYLGIIAGATLYVTARVFSSEKLLTAKIGWGKRRM from the coding sequence ATGTCCGACTTCTGGGTTCTGGCTATGAAAGAACTTAAGAACCTCCTCAGGGACAAGAAGTTGATATTCGGCCTTATAATAGTCCCCCTCGTGATATACCCTGCCCTGGGAAAGACGATGCAGGTGGGCATAGAAAAGGCCCAGGGGACAACCCACGTCGCCATAGTCAACCTCGACGCGGGAAAATACGGCGAAGTCCTCGTAAAGGCCCTCCAGTCGGCCCCGAACGTCAGCGTAACCGTTCTGAACGCAACGAGCATCGAAGGGGCCATCAGGGAGGCCTCCCTGAGAAAGCAGAACGTCCTCGTGGTTATTCCGGCCAACTTCACCGAGAGCATAGAAAGTGGAAATCCTGCAACGGTTGAGGTCTTCGGGATATTCTGGAAGATAACGTCGGGGATAAAGGAGAGCGTGAGCGAGGCGAGGATAAACGCGGTAATAAGCGTCCTCTCAGAGGAGATAGCGAGGATAAAGGTGATGAAACTCGGGGCAAAGAACCCCGATGCCGTTCTGCACCCAGTAAGGGCCGTCAGCATGTCGGTTGTGAAGGGAAGGATAATCAACGTTCCTCCCGCGGTTGTTTCCAGCGTCCTCGCTTCCCAGGCCTACGGCCTGCCCCTCATAGTCTTCCTGATGGTCACCATAACCGCCCAGATGGCAGCTGGAGCGATAGCCAGCGAGAAGGAGAACAAGACCCTTGAAACCCTCCTCACCCTCCCGGTCAGGAGGACGACGATAGTGGCGTCAAAAATAAGTGGCACTGCAGTTATGGGCCTCATAGCGTCTCTAGCTTACATGGTCGGGCTGAAGAGCTACATGGGCTCGATGGGCCTCCAGACGGGAGTCTCGCCGGAAACCCTGGGCCTTGAGATGACTCCAATCGGAATGTCCCTCTTCGCCCTCGTGATATTCCTGACGATAGTCTTCTCGCTCAGCCTCGCCATGGTTCTGGCTGTATTCGCCGAGGACGTCCAGAGCGCCAACACCGTTGTCAGCTCCGTGATACTCCCGCTGGCCTTTCCAGCTTTCATCCTGATGTTCACCGACCTAGACGAGCTCCCTGCGCTGGCAAAATACGGCCTCTTAGCGGATCCCTTCACGCACCCTATAGTTGCTTACAGGTATGCCCTCGGAGCCGACTACGGACAGCTCATCTGGAGCGCGCTCTATCTGGGCATCATAGCAGGGGCGACACTTTACGTGACCGCGAGGGTCTTCTCAAGCGAAAAGCTCCTGACGGCAAAGATAGGCTGGGGCAAAAGGAGAATGTGA
- a CDS encoding ABC transporter ATP-binding protein — MAAVEVENLEKDYRKVRALKGISFDVKEGEIFGLIGPNGAGKSTTLKILATLLRPTGGKAEVFGHDVVDEASEVRRMISYLPEEAGAYKNLTGREYLEFMARLYAKDEKRAREMLELGISLSGLGDRLKDKVSTYSKGMTRKLLLARALMVRPKLAILDEPASGLDIINAYTIRKTIKRFARDEGVTFLISSHNMLEVEFLCDRVALINQGRIIEIGTPKELKKKYSAENLEEVFMRAIGAEV; from the coding sequence ATGGCGGCCGTTGAAGTTGAGAACCTTGAGAAGGACTACAGAAAGGTTAGAGCCCTTAAGGGGATAAGCTTTGATGTAAAGGAGGGAGAAATCTTCGGCCTAATCGGCCCGAACGGAGCTGGCAAGAGCACGACCCTCAAGATACTCGCCACCCTGCTAAGGCCGACCGGGGGGAAGGCCGAGGTCTTCGGTCACGATGTTGTTGATGAAGCCAGCGAGGTTAGAAGGATGATAAGCTACCTGCCCGAGGAGGCCGGGGCGTATAAAAACCTCACCGGGAGGGAATACCTTGAGTTCATGGCGAGGCTCTACGCCAAGGACGAGAAAAGGGCCAGAGAGATGCTTGAGCTTGGGATAAGCCTTTCGGGCCTCGGGGACAGGTTGAAGGACAAGGTCTCGACCTACTCAAAGGGTATGACGAGGAAGCTCCTCCTCGCGAGGGCCCTCATGGTCAGGCCGAAGCTTGCCATACTGGACGAACCCGCGAGCGGGCTGGACATAATAAACGCCTACACCATAAGGAAGACGATAAAGCGCTTCGCGAGGGATGAGGGGGTAACCTTCCTGATTTCGAGCCACAACATGCTTGAGGTCGAGTTCCTCTGCGACAGGGTTGCGCTCATAAACCAGGGGAGGATAATAGAAATCGGAACTCCGAAGGAGCTGAAGAAGAAATACAGCGCGGAGAACCTTGAAGAGGTCTTTATGAGGGCCATTGGAGCGGAGGTGTGA